In Candidatus Poribacteria bacterium, the following are encoded in one genomic region:
- a CDS encoding lipoate--protein ligase family protein, whose protein sequence is MKTVGRLLNMGANSAAMNMAIDEAILLGQQEHPKPTLRFYEWSSPAFSFGYFQDIASEVDVEACRADGIELVKRMTGGGTVVHGWELTYTLVLPRAASEMGISDTYQRIGHTLVKAFQKLGVPAQCYTECPNPSESVPNICLTNPAEHDVMSGDKKLAGVSVRRNRKGIMFQGYITLDMPPSFILKRVSKDPEVQQSLHEKSTAINVDGRFITRDVVIQTVCETFEFGIPFNSGKLSLEECAQAATLAETKYATSAWNFG, encoded by the coding sequence ATGAAAACAGTCGGACGGCTCCTGAATATGGGCGCAAATTCTGCCGCGATGAATATGGCGATCGACGAGGCAATTCTGCTTGGACAGCAGGAGCACCCGAAACCGACGCTGCGGTTTTATGAGTGGTCGTCTCCAGCTTTCAGTTTCGGCTATTTTCAGGATATTGCGTCAGAAGTTGATGTGGAGGCGTGCCGCGCAGACGGCATCGAATTGGTGAAACGAATGACGGGCGGCGGGACTGTCGTGCATGGATGGGAATTGACGTATACATTGGTGCTCCCACGGGCTGCTTCAGAGATGGGTATTTCCGACACGTATCAACGCATCGGACACACTCTCGTCAAGGCATTTCAGAAACTCGGTGTCCCCGCGCAATGCTACACTGAATGCCCCAATCCCTCCGAGTCAGTTCCAAATATCTGTTTGACGAATCCTGCCGAACATGATGTTATGTCTGGCGACAAGAAGTTAGCAGGCGTTTCTGTGAGACGTAATCGGAAGGGAATTATGTTTCAAGGATATATTACATTAGATATGCCACCTTCATTTATCCTCAAGCGCGTTTCAAAGGACCCGGAGGTCCAACAGAGCCTCCACGAAAAATCGACTGCTATCAATGTAGATGGACGTTTTATAACAAGGGATGTGGTTATCCAAACCGTTTGCGAAACATTTGAATTCGGAATCCCGTTTAATTCAGGAAAACTATCACTGGAAGAATGTGCACAGGCAGCAACCTTGGCTGAGACCAAGTATGCTACAAGCGCGTGGAATTTTGGATAA
- a CDS encoding formylglycine-generating enzyme family protein, with amino-acid sequence MKATTAVISPQGIIKNILIPRGAFIMGTDIEAFYGTALANSEHAKLDEAPMHVRFLEAYLIEQYPVTNTEYAAFVQATNHPAPPHWKNATFSPEEANLPVVHVSWHDSNAYAQWAGKRLPTEAEWEKACRGPDGRIYPWGNIFVSDESESTETPAETLQILTAHLTPVGVRPATISPYGVGDAAGNVWEWTADWYQPYSNPKPLKQGIDDKHKAMRGGSWLEVRDGTAERYFRCANRLHAPPDYAAGNIGFRCVREVLPGQVESVHVPADPLADYVKERKLSNLHLLQKRAQKNSLKDTFIAVLLIGGAIYGIVEKPELVLGAVTAGIIGVGFLFSASVNFWRRWRAVARAKQVESDF; translated from the coding sequence GTGAAAGCTACAACTGCCGTCATTTCTCCGCAAGGTATAATTAAAAATATTCTTATTCCACGGGGCGCGTTCATCATGGGTACCGATATTGAAGCGTTCTATGGCACTGCTTTAGCCAATTCGGAGCATGCCAAACTCGATGAAGCACCAATGCATGTCCGTTTTCTCGAAGCATATCTGATTGAACAGTATCCCGTAACAAATACCGAGTATGCGGCTTTCGTGCAGGCAACGAATCACCCAGCACCGCCACATTGGAAAAATGCAACCTTCTCACCTGAAGAGGCAAACCTTCCGGTTGTTCATGTAAGTTGGCATGATAGCAACGCGTATGCACAATGGGCAGGCAAGCGGTTACCAACAGAAGCAGAATGGGAGAAAGCCTGTCGTGGTCCTGATGGACGGATTTATCCGTGGGGCAATATCTTCGTTTCTGATGAATCTGAATCCACAGAAACTCCAGCAGAAACTTTACAGATTCTGACGGCACACCTCACACCTGTAGGAGTTCGTCCTGCGACAATAAGTCCCTACGGTGTCGGAGACGCGGCAGGAAATGTTTGGGAATGGACTGCCGATTGGTATCAACCATATTCCAATCCAAAACCGCTTAAACAAGGAATAGATGATAAACATAAAGCCATGCGTGGCGGGTCATGGTTAGAAGTACGTGATGGCACTGCGGAACGCTATTTTCGGTGCGCCAATCGTTTACATGCACCACCAGACTATGCCGCTGGGAATATCGGTTTTCGGTGTGTGCGTGAGGTGCTACCCGGACAAGTCGAATCGGTGCATGTTCCTGCGGACCCCCTTGCTGACTATGTAAAGGAACGGAAGTTAAGTAACCTACATCTCCTTCAAAAACGGGCGCAAAAGAACAGTCTCAAAGATACCTTCATCGCTGTCCTACTCATTGGAGGCGCGATCTACGGTATTGTAGAGAAGCCTGAATTGGTATTGGGTGCTGTGACAGCGGGTATTATCGGGGTCGGATTTCTTTTTAGTGCCAGCGTGAATTTCTGGCGGAGATGGCGTGCAGTAGCACGAGCCAAACAGGTAGAGTCCGATTTTTAA
- a CDS encoding phytanoyl-CoA dioxygenase family protein, whose product MNPLCLEHCLTETEKQQFEDNGFFVVEDAIPQEMVEKLIAAVDRVGAEHLGKNELPTDARFNLLDFVGRDDSFIELLDWHTTFPKVWGILGWNIKLYHSHLIVLPPLPPEERDKSQRLGWHQDSGRLNFELEGDPRPRVSLKVAFFLTDTSVPGRGNFSVVPGSQKSNTLEMPDDPTADPEGATSVFAKPGTAVFFDRRLWHSAGRNTSDVTRKVLFYGYSYRWLQPRDDMTVEHYMDCSDPIRQQILGKSTGGHGFTSPGEKDVPLRAWIQENLGSDAVAR is encoded by the coding sequence ATGAACCCGCTATGTTTGGAACACTGTTTGACCGAAACAGAAAAACAGCAATTTGAAGACAACGGTTTCTTTGTGGTTGAGGATGCCATCCCGCAGGAGATGGTTGAAAAGTTGATCGCAGCTGTTGACCGAGTCGGGGCAGAGCATCTGGGCAAAAATGAACTCCCAACCGATGCGCGTTTCAACCTCCTCGATTTTGTCGGAAGAGACGATAGCTTTATCGAGCTGCTTGACTGGCACACGACATTTCCGAAGGTCTGGGGAATTTTAGGGTGGAACATCAAACTCTACCATTCACATCTAATTGTGCTACCGCCGCTGCCTCCTGAAGAGCGCGACAAATCCCAACGTCTTGGTTGGCACCAGGATAGTGGTAGACTCAATTTTGAATTGGAAGGAGACCCGCGACCCCGCGTATCGTTGAAAGTCGCATTTTTCCTGACCGATACATCCGTGCCGGGACGCGGTAATTTCTCGGTGGTGCCGGGGAGCCAGAAATCGAATACTTTAGAAATGCCCGATGATCCTACGGCGGATCCCGAGGGTGCGACATCTGTATTTGCCAAACCGGGAACGGCTGTCTTTTTCGATCGCAGGCTCTGGCATTCCGCAGGACGGAATACCTCTGATGTCACTCGGAAAGTATTGTTTTACGGTTACAGTTACCGCTGGCTGCAGCCACGCGATGACATGACGGTGGAGCACTATATGGACTGTTCCGACCCGATTCGCCAACAGATTCTGGGTAAAAGCACAGGTGGGCACGGCTTTACATCTCCCGGTGAAAAGGATGTGCCACTTCGCGCGTGGATTCAGGAAAACCTCGGTTCTGATGCTGTTGCGCGCTAA
- a CDS encoding TonB-dependent receptor: protein MKMLFCLLMVFWIPAVAFSETGSIQGTVYDNSTKAPLAGAEVFIVEIDTRQKTDENGKFVFSAIPAGTYTLITTVPNTELLHRTSIVVTEEETLEPEIYVETTQYRLEEVEVTGESAPKTVSKKSLQAREITRLPGTAGDALRALPAIPGIGVANDFSGALYIRGGSDEDNLYYFDRVPVGYPYHFGGIVSSLSSEIIDRIDVYAGGYGAEYGVDSQAVIDIYSQDSSPANLRGKFNLNLLFSEGLLQGKVGEKGYWYAAGRRSYIDLFIGSLSFGTGAITAFPRFWDYQLKSGYDFNEKHQLFFNIFASGDRFALKLDGENIDEDFQGNVSFESGFEGAGIHLRSFLTERLTSYLSLTRSKFLFDVNFGPSLSLEIDAPDYVLREDLTYALNAQHRLESGLILGFEPGQVSGTFSRIPDEGEVDYDIRFEEKVAIDEYVRGYRVEAYLQDRYTLLPFLSVVFGLRFDYFNRINQLSVQPRGSVLVELPNNSELQFAYGIYNQTPIPAQLSPSIGNPALKSSQASHYILELKRPLSPNTEIKMAAYYKDLADLVTADEEAAYLNQGVGYAQGTEIFLRHRGGDRFFTWVSYAYALSKRRDRPDEPYRFYSFDQTHVATFAASYNLTPTWEIGAKWQYRTGNPYTPIEDAIIRFDPRNGEPIYVPIYAETNSDRLPPYHRLDLRVSKTFQFNGWKLGTFLELLNAYNRQNLLDYRYSENYTEREDVNQLPIIPYLGITAEF from the coding sequence ATGAAGATGCTTTTTTGCCTACTAATGGTATTTTGGATTCCCGCGGTTGCCTTTTCCGAAACAGGATCAATTCAAGGAACTGTTTATGACAACAGTACGAAAGCGCCATTAGCAGGGGCAGAAGTTTTCATCGTTGAAATCGACACACGTCAGAAAACTGATGAAAATGGAAAGTTCGTTTTTAGTGCTATCCCCGCAGGAACCTATACTTTAATTACCACGGTGCCTAATACTGAGTTGTTGCACCGCACCTCTATTGTTGTTACGGAAGAAGAGACGCTGGAACCTGAAATCTATGTCGAAACAACACAGTATCGTCTTGAGGAAGTCGAAGTAACCGGCGAAAGTGCCCCGAAGACCGTCAGTAAAAAAAGCCTTCAGGCACGGGAAATTACGCGTCTCCCCGGTACAGCCGGCGATGCCCTTCGCGCCCTTCCAGCAATTCCGGGTATCGGTGTCGCGAATGATTTTAGCGGTGCCCTCTATATTCGTGGCGGTTCCGACGAAGATAACCTCTACTATTTCGACCGAGTGCCTGTCGGTTATCCGTACCACTTCGGAGGGATCGTCTCATCCCTGAGTTCCGAAATTATCGATCGGATTGATGTCTACGCTGGCGGCTACGGTGCCGAGTATGGTGTGGATTCTCAAGCCGTAATTGACATCTACTCGCAGGACAGCAGTCCAGCAAATTTACGTGGAAAATTTAACCTCAATCTTCTCTTTTCGGAGGGATTGCTTCAAGGCAAAGTCGGCGAGAAGGGCTACTGGTATGCCGCCGGACGCAGGAGTTACATCGACCTTTTCATAGGATCTCTGTCATTTGGGACGGGAGCGATCACTGCCTTTCCGCGTTTCTGGGATTACCAACTAAAGTCGGGCTACGACTTCAACGAAAAGCATCAACTCTTCTTTAATATCTTTGCTTCGGGCGATCGGTTTGCCCTGAAGTTGGACGGCGAAAATATAGACGAAGATTTTCAAGGAAATGTGAGTTTTGAAAGTGGCTTTGAGGGCGCAGGCATCCACCTTCGCTCCTTCTTGACAGAAAGACTCACTTCCTATTTATCATTGACCCGTTCAAAGTTTCTATTTGATGTCAATTTCGGCCCATCACTTTCACTTGAAATCGATGCCCCAGATTATGTTCTTCGCGAAGATCTTACTTATGCGTTAAACGCGCAGCACCGCCTTGAATCTGGGTTAATCCTCGGATTTGAACCCGGACAAGTCTCTGGCACCTTCTCTCGTATCCCTGATGAAGGCGAGGTTGACTATGACATCCGGTTCGAGGAAAAAGTCGCCATAGACGAGTATGTGCGTGGGTATCGCGTTGAAGCCTATTTGCAAGACCGATACACACTGCTGCCGTTTTTGTCAGTTGTGTTTGGGCTGAGATTTGATTATTTTAACCGCATTAATCAGCTATCTGTCCAGCCGCGCGGCAGTGTGCTCGTGGAACTTCCCAACAACTCTGAACTCCAATTCGCCTATGGGATTTACAATCAGACCCCGATACCGGCACAACTCTCTCCGAGTATTGGTAACCCTGCCTTGAAGTCGAGTCAGGCAAGTCATTACATTCTGGAACTTAAACGGCCACTTTCACCAAATACAGAAATCAAAATGGCAGCCTACTACAAAGACCTTGCTGACTTAGTAACTGCAGACGAAGAAGCGGCTTATCTCAATCAAGGTGTCGGTTATGCGCAAGGCACCGAGATTTTTCTACGACATCGGGGCGGCGACCGATTTTTCACTTGGGTTTCTTACGCGTATGCCCTGTCGAAACGCCGCGACCGTCCTGATGAACCCTATCGCTTCTATTCGTTTGATCAGACGCACGTTGCTACATTCGCTGCAAGTTACAACCTTACGCCTACGTGGGAGATTGGTGCGAAGTGGCAATACCGGACTGGGAATCCATACACACCTATTGAAGACGCAATAATCCGATTCGATCCGAGAAACGGAGAACCTATTTACGTTCCTATCTATGCTGAAACTAACTCTGATCGGTTACCGCCCTATCACAGACTCGACCTGCGCGTCAGTAAAACCTTCCAGTTTAACGGATGGAAACTCGGCACCTTCTTGGAACTCCTAAACGCATATAACAGACAGAATTTGCTCGATTACAGGTATAGCGAGAACTACACTGAGCGTGAAGATGTTAACCAATTACCTATTATTCCCTATTTGGGGATTACAGCGGAATTTTAG
- a CDS encoding TonB-dependent receptor plug domain-containing protein — MTAFGQTDTNDTAESDAEKDEASQSVVILDEIKVETTRLETRFRKTLSGDLLRRATGSAGDPLRGIARLPSVGTVNDFMGVLSIRGGAPGDNLYYFDRLPLGYPYHLLGIVSVVSSEVIGKVDVHPGGFGAEFGADSQAVIDIHSRPQKMESLGWLDGMLKPSFIYSEGFLSGALSLRENPAANVPNETDKKSIFHLSKDILLGDTQVFGRDADEKDRKSASTDQEFLENRALSGQGYWYAFGRLSYLEPFFELASRLVELEDLVREVPRFWSYQLKGVYKLNETHGIVVNAVTAYDASELYLGAREVHDSDLRGPAISENPFDVQGIHFYSRLLPRFRSILSFTRSFTENELAFGEEYYYRTAASVYALRNDFTYTTSSKNPDETVEFGYLLSSTPSTVISDGARRVEEGDPDYEFRIRHQLEKVYVTETRNLHRLEGYLQASRNLFNSDLLGTFGVRASFFNLTDNLSLQPRAQLHYSLPWQDASLNFSYGRYAQNPRLDQFVLGVPSNASLEQSLATHYVLELRQTLPFNTQMNIAGYYKTLQDLIIYNKDAKQYQNGQEGFVRGFEVSLEHDIFQNFNGWVAYAYTVSKRRDSPEEFHRFYTYNSPHVLTVATSYSATQELLLSVPLIDTFDISAKWQYQSGVLYAPLVGRTPFTNFRTKEKKWRPLYGEWKRTSPYHRLDLSLRFSLLGGLEDKGWELGLALEVWNVYNRNNILEVRYSPNFTKEEPVSQLPIIPFVAMTLEF; from the coding sequence TTGACGGCCTTCGGGCAAACCGATACGAATGATACCGCCGAATCAGACGCTGAAAAGGATGAAGCATCACAATCTGTTGTCATTTTAGATGAAATAAAAGTCGAGACGACACGATTGGAAACAAGATTCCGAAAGACATTGAGCGGAGATTTGCTCAGGCGCGCGACAGGCAGTGCTGGCGATCCTCTTCGCGGGATAGCCCGACTTCCAAGCGTTGGGACAGTTAACGATTTCATGGGGGTCCTTTCCATTAGAGGTGGTGCGCCGGGAGATAATCTTTACTACTTTGACCGATTACCATTGGGATACCCTTATCATCTCCTCGGTATTGTTTCGGTCGTGAGTTCCGAGGTCATTGGAAAGGTTGATGTGCATCCGGGTGGGTTTGGTGCTGAATTTGGAGCGGACTCACAAGCGGTGATTGATATCCATTCCCGCCCACAAAAAATGGAGTCTTTAGGGTGGTTGGATGGAATGCTAAAACCGAGTTTTATCTATTCCGAAGGCTTCCTCAGTGGTGCTTTATCCCTTCGAGAGAACCCCGCGGCGAATGTTCCAAACGAAACGGATAAAAAATCTATTTTCCATCTTTCCAAGGATATACTTCTCGGCGATACTCAGGTATTCGGTAGAGATGCAGACGAAAAGGACAGAAAATCGGCGAGCACTGACCAAGAATTCTTAGAAAACAGGGCATTATCCGGGCAAGGATATTGGTACGCTTTCGGCAGACTCAGTTATCTGGAACCCTTTTTTGAATTGGCATCGAGATTAGTGGAACTTGAGGATCTGGTTCGAGAGGTGCCGCGTTTTTGGAGTTATCAGTTAAAGGGCGTTTACAAACTCAATGAAACTCATGGAATAGTGGTTAACGCCGTTACCGCGTACGATGCATCTGAATTGTACTTGGGAGCGAGGGAAGTTCACGACAGCGATCTTCGAGGTCCCGCGATTTCAGAAAACCCTTTTGATGTCCAAGGAATTCACTTCTATTCTCGTTTATTGCCGCGATTTAGATCTATTCTGTCATTCACCCGTTCGTTTACAGAAAACGAACTCGCTTTCGGTGAAGAGTACTACTACCGGACGGCAGCGTCTGTCTACGCACTCCGCAATGATTTCACTTATACCACATCCTCAAAGAATCCCGATGAGACTGTAGAATTCGGCTACTTGCTTTCAAGCACCCCTTCAACGGTCATCAGTGATGGCGCGCGCCGAGTTGAAGAGGGAGATCCTGATTATGAGTTTCGGATTCGGCACCAACTGGAGAAAGTCTACGTCACTGAGACGCGAAACCTTCACCGTTTAGAGGGGTACCTCCAAGCGAGTCGGAACCTATTCAATTCTGACCTTCTGGGCACTTTTGGTGTGCGAGCGAGCTTCTTCAATCTTACGGATAACCTATCCCTCCAGCCACGTGCCCAACTCCACTATAGTCTTCCATGGCAAGATGCATCTCTGAACTTCAGTTATGGACGTTATGCGCAAAATCCACGATTAGATCAGTTTGTGCTGGGTGTACCATCAAACGCGTCTCTTGAACAGAGCCTTGCAACGCATTACGTTCTTGAGTTGAGACAAACGTTACCCTTCAATACGCAAATGAATATCGCCGGCTATTACAAAACACTACAAGATCTCATTATCTACAATAAAGATGCAAAGCAGTATCAGAACGGTCAGGAAGGATTTGTGCGTGGGTTTGAAGTTTCTTTAGAACATGATATTTTCCAGAACTTCAATGGGTGGGTGGCGTATGCTTATACAGTTTCCAAACGCCGTGATTCTCCTGAAGAATTCCACCGGTTTTATACCTACAATAGTCCGCATGTGCTAACTGTCGCGACGAGTTACAGTGCCACGCAAGAACTTCTTCTCTCAGTACCACTCATTGACACATTTGATATAAGCGCGAAGTGGCAATACCAGAGCGGTGTCCTCTATGCCCCGTTAGTAGGTCGCACCCCTTTTACGAACTTTCGGACGAAGGAAAAAAAGTGGCGACCGCTTTACGGAGAGTGGAAGCGCACCTCGCCGTATCATCGGTTAGACTTGAGTCTCCGATTTAGTTTGTTAGGCGGTTTAGAGGATAAAGGTTGGGAATTAGGGTTGGCACTTGAGGTATGGAACGTTTATAACCGTAATAACATCCTTGAAGTGCGCTACAGCCCGAATTTTACAAAAGAGGAACCTGTTTCGCAATTACCGATTATTCCATTTGTAGCGATGACGCTGGAATTCTGA
- a CDS encoding carbohydrate binding family 9 domain-containing protein — protein sequence MDDYLSSSLKFQRVPIYLFLIALLHTLVPSGHAESHDHQVKAYRTYESIEIDGDLTEEDWKHAEPINEFVQIEPYEGEISSESMEVRVLYDNENIYFGFTCFDSDISQLVANEMRRDSRDLHENDTVFLILDTYNDKRSGFFFRMNALGAIQDRAVTNSGDTFNSDWDAVVECKSKINDTYWTSELSIPFSQLRFEKSDPIIWGMNTGRELARNQEEMIWVPVPASYGGRAKYRTANLGNLVGLSGIAPSRNLEVLPYILPGVTQINENDTGLETEGKFKIGFDAKYGITSNLTADITYNTDFAQVEADEEQVNLTRFSLFFPEKRPFFLEGAGLFDFGVPRTSFRRPPPMLLFYSRRIGLAEGNAIPIIFGGKTSGKIGSYGVGFLNVLTDEFYDADTEDDPLDIPHTNYSVMRITKDVASGSRIGMIAVNKDEIGDYNRAGGFDFEYRPNDSVDVRGLWSRTFEPDASGRNNAWYIGSNWRSKRFRVEGSYTDIDEDFNPAVGYVRRTGMRQFRGEMRWVPMPQRFGIRQIWTGPEMNYILNHDNELEEWDISYTNWFEFGSGDYILFNGRRSFEHLNDVFDFREGVEIPIGDYQSNSYSVRLSSSDSRPISTTIGGGIEDFYKGVVRRAYIQTTVKPNGHISLSAQYQFNQVVDLPEVYFTDGQPRPVYVNLFRGRFDYSFTTGLFAKLFAQWNADTNVVSTNFLINYIYRPGSDFYFVFNQTYDTNGTTRSRLLDSTVVAKMTYWWNP from the coding sequence TTGGACGACTATCTATCTTCTTCACTGAAATTCCAAAGAGTCCCAATCTACTTATTCCTTATTGCGCTGTTGCATACCCTTGTCCCCAGCGGACACGCCGAATCGCACGATCACCAAGTTAAGGCATATCGCACTTACGAGAGTATCGAAATCGACGGTGATTTAACGGAGGAGGATTGGAAACACGCAGAGCCAATTAACGAGTTTGTGCAGATTGAACCGTATGAAGGCGAAATCAGTTCCGAATCGATGGAGGTCCGGGTTCTCTACGATAACGAGAACATCTATTTCGGCTTTACCTGCTTCGATTCAGATATATCGCAACTGGTTGCTAATGAGATGCGCCGAGATTCTCGGGACTTGCACGAAAATGACACCGTGTTCTTGATATTGGATACCTACAACGACAAACGGAGCGGCTTCTTCTTCCGTATGAACGCCCTGGGTGCGATACAAGACAGAGCCGTAACCAACAGCGGTGACACGTTTAATTCGGATTGGGACGCTGTCGTTGAATGCAAGTCGAAAATCAACGACACCTATTGGACTTCTGAACTAAGCATCCCGTTTAGCCAACTTCGTTTTGAAAAGAGCGATCCGATAATATGGGGCATGAACACCGGTCGCGAACTCGCGCGAAATCAGGAAGAAATGATATGGGTGCCTGTCCCCGCATCCTATGGGGGCAGAGCGAAATATCGAACTGCTAACTTGGGCAACCTCGTCGGACTCTCAGGCATTGCTCCCTCTCGGAACTTAGAGGTGCTTCCATACATCCTTCCCGGCGTGACCCAAATCAATGAAAATGATACAGGACTTGAAACAGAAGGAAAATTCAAAATTGGTTTTGATGCCAAATACGGTATTACCTCTAATCTGACCGCTGACATCACCTATAACACAGACTTCGCGCAAGTTGAAGCCGATGAAGAACAGGTGAACCTGACCCGATTCAGTCTCTTTTTCCCCGAAAAGCGTCCGTTCTTTTTGGAAGGTGCCGGACTTTTCGATTTCGGCGTGCCGCGGACGAGTTTCCGCCGACCGCCACCGATGCTCCTTTTCTATAGCCGTCGTATTGGACTTGCTGAAGGAAACGCGATTCCGATTATCTTCGGTGGAAAGACGAGCGGCAAAATCGGTTCTTACGGCGTAGGGTTTCTCAACGTCCTAACAGATGAATTTTATGACGCTGATACAGAAGATGATCCACTTGACATCCCGCACACCAATTATTCCGTAATGCGAATTACAAAGGACGTTGCCTCGGGTTCGCGCATCGGCATGATCGCTGTCAATAAAGATGAAATTGGCGACTATAATCGCGCAGGCGGTTTTGACTTTGAATACCGCCCCAACGATAGTGTGGATGTACGAGGGCTGTGGTCTCGCACGTTTGAACCGGATGCTTCTGGACGCAATAATGCATGGTACATCGGTTCCAACTGGCGAAGCAAGCGTTTCCGTGTAGAAGGTTCGTATACCGACATTGACGAGGATTTTAATCCCGCAGTCGGATATGTGAGACGTACCGGCATGCGACAATTCCGCGGTGAAATGCGATGGGTACCCATGCCCCAAAGGTTCGGAATCCGACAAATTTGGACCGGTCCAGAGATGAACTATATTCTCAATCACGACAACGAATTAGAAGAATGGGACATTTCTTACACCAACTGGTTTGAATTTGGCTCTGGAGATTATATCCTTTTCAATGGGAGACGCAGCTTTGAACATCTGAACGATGTTTTCGATTTTAGGGAGGGCGTAGAGATTCCGATAGGCGACTACCAATCCAACTCGTATAGTGTACGTCTCTCCAGTAGTGATAGTCGTCCGATCAGTACAACGATTGGTGGCGGTATTGAAGACTTCTACAAAGGCGTAGTTCGTAGAGCATATATCCAAACCACAGTTAAGCCGAATGGGCATATAAGCCTGAGCGCACAATATCAGTTCAATCAGGTAGTGGATTTACCGGAAGTGTATTTTACTGACGGGCAACCCCGTCCTGTTTATGTCAATCTTTTCAGAGGTAGATTTGACTATTCCTTCACTACGGGACTCTTTGCGAAACTATTTGCACAGTGGAATGCCGATACCAACGTTGTGTCTACCAACTTCCTCATCAATTATATCTATCGTCCGGGAAGCGATTTCTACTTCGTTTTCAATCAAACGTATGATACGAACGGCACGACTCGATCTCGCCTACTGGATTCAACGGTGGTTGCAAAGATGACCTACTGGTGGAACCCGTAA
- a CDS encoding energy transducer TonB, with protein sequence MNSRTSGMLSQMQQRRADRKKPKRFVALKKVSLDASQEHGISTAQTNMPKHPITQMHVGRSSAAFVVAIVFHVLIAIIIGVFYIADRIEFEQETFDISIVTEDPKTKRRFIRREAPKFNEVKQTQQKVQVQRPVTVPDQLLSQDAFTIPQGPETTGDLTTPSADEGPRLIDVPRDFEKPTTTIEPDSRTPGFEIQREAPTLMEKLDTSAPDDALGLDGVSFESEPGIVRPQYKYKVEPKYPEAATKAGKEGQVILQATIDEKGIPRDIVAITDIGFGFEEAAMAALRKTTFRPATKGGNPISLQVEIPYSFTLKDK encoded by the coding sequence ATGAATAGCAGAACTTCGGGCATGCTCAGTCAGATGCAGCAGCGCCGGGCTGATCGGAAAAAACCGAAGCGTTTTGTCGCATTAAAAAAAGTTTCGCTTGATGCCAGTCAGGAGCATGGCATTTCTACGGCACAAACGAACATGCCGAAGCATCCTATCACACAAATGCACGTCGGACGAAGTTCCGCCGCGTTTGTCGTCGCCATAGTGTTTCATGTCCTTATAGCGATTATTATTGGCGTTTTCTATATCGCCGATCGGATTGAATTTGAACAAGAGACGTTTGATATTAGTATCGTCACGGAAGACCCAAAAACCAAACGCCGCTTCATACGTAGAGAAGCACCGAAGTTTAATGAGGTAAAACAGACCCAGCAGAAAGTCCAGGTCCAACGTCCCGTGACTGTCCCTGACCAGCTGCTATCGCAGGACGCATTTACGATCCCTCAGGGACCCGAGACGACAGGTGACCTCACAACACCCAGTGCCGATGAGGGACCCAGACTCATAGATGTCCCACGCGACTTTGAAAAACCCACGACGACTATCGAACCCGACTCACGGACACCCGGATTTGAGATACAGCGTGAGGCACCCACACTGATGGAAAAACTCGACACGTCTGCTCCGGATGATGCCCTTGGGTTGGATGGCGTTAGTTTTGAGAGTGAGCCCGGCATCGTTAGACCACAATACAAATATAAGGTGGAACCCAAATATCCCGAAGCTGCCACAAAGGCAGGCAAGGAAGGTCAGGTCATTCTACAGGCAACCATTGATGAGAAGGGCATTCCGAGGGATATTGTAGCGATTACAGATATTGGATTTGGATTTGAGGAAGCAGCGATGGCGGCGTTGAGGAAAACTACTTTTCGTCCTGCCACAAAAGGGGGGAACCCGATCAGCCTTCAGGTTGAGATCCCTTATTCTTTTACACTCAAAGATAAATAG